The Solanum lycopersicum chromosome 2, SLM_r2.1 DNA window AATAATAACTGAAGATCGATCTAGTCATTTCGTAAATTATTGAGTTTAAAGTAGTCATTTAATAGTAGTTGAAGATCTATTTAGTCTTTTTGTAAACTATTAAGAATAAACCAAGTcgtttaataataattgaagatcAATCTAGCCATTTTGTACATTATTAAGTATAAACTAAGTCGTTTAATCATAAGTGAAGATCGATCTAgttattttgtaaattattaagtataaacTAAGTCATTTAATTATAGTTGAAGATCAATTTAGTCGTTTTATAAACTATTAAGTATAAACTAAGTCGTTTAATCATAACCGAAGATCGATTTAGTTGTTTTGTAAACTATTAAGTATAGACTAAGTGGTTTAATAATAGTTGAAGATCGATCTAGacattttgtaaataattagGTTTAAACTAATCGtctaataataattgaagatcGATCTAGCTATTTTGTAAactattaagtataaattaagtcgtctaataataattgaagatagatttagtcattttgtaaattattaagtataaaGTAAGTCGTTTAATCATAACTCAAGATCGATCTAgtcattttgtaaattattaaatataaactaAGTCATTTAATAATAGATGAAGATCGATTTAGTCGTTTGTAAACTATTAAGTATAAactaagttaaataataaatgaagATCGGCCTAaccattttataaattattaggTATAAACTAAGTGCTTTAATAATAGTTGAATATCAATTTAGTCTTTTTGTAAACTATTGAGTAATAAAGTAAGTcgtttaataataattgaagatcaatctattcattttttacattattaagTATAAACTAAGTTAAGGCAAGTCATATTCATCCCAACAAGCAAGTGatcaataaaaatacaagcataTGGTCCATAATGCCGCACAAAAATGGTTACTTGGCACATATTTTAGACGCTCATATGACCATGTATCATTCAATAAATTTTCAGACAAATAATTGAACATCCCGCTTTGCTTGAGTAGTTTGGGCCACAATATGAAAATGAGTTGGATCAATGTGAAAGTCAGTTCATCACGCACATGAATATTGCAATCATAAACTTGAATCAAGTCTTTCTCCATCACTTTCACTTTCACTTTCACTTTCATCACCTTTTTCTTCTACACTAATTTATATCAATCACTTTcatcatctaattttttttcgcttgaattttttctattttcgtTACTTTTTTCTCCACCTAATAGGTCTCCGCTGCTCTTAAAGTTTTTTTCCATCTCACTAGATTGTTTCTCGCTATTTTCATCACTTTTTTATTCTACTAATAAGTCATTGTTGCTCTTTCAAGTTTGAAGTGTTGCATTACCTCTTTTCTTAGAAGTCTTATAGCTCTCATCATTTTTTCTAGCATTTGGATTCGGTGAAGATGTTCCAATTCTTTTCCTCTTAAATTGACGCATTATATCTACactaaaatagttaaaaagttagtaaatgatataaaattaacttaaCAGCATCAATAGAAAATGTGTAATTATAGTACATTAAACATCAATAATTATATTGTTTGTCTTACAACTAATCAATTGATCAACAACTGAACACAGTTGTCTAACAACTGTCGTAGTTGTGGAAACAACTTATCTAATCGTCCGACAACTTCATGCAGTTGTTGGACCATTTTGTATTCGAAAGATATGCATAATTATTCCTTTAAATAACTTCAATAGTTGTTCAGACAACTGTAAAAGTTGTTGGCTAAAACAACTACATTGGCTAAATCATtagcataaaataattttatacagACTAAAAAGTTCTTTTGAGTTAATTTTAACTTCAAGCGGAATAAATGcaatgcaaaataaaaaaaattatacatatgataatgattttcttctttatgaaaccctagttttgatattttgaaatagaaaagagaagaaaatttaCTAAGAAGAAAACACAATAGAAATTattgaataatgattttaaaattgaaaaaaattgaattttttttcaacttatcGTTCATTTGCTGTCCTAGTCGTTTGATTCTATTCTATTAATGAAAAACTCTTCAACATCTTTTTAAATtggaattttattaaaattttaaaaatattattttgagtctttaagttttaaaaaattaatagtttgatccttttttattaatgttaaaaatcaagaaaatagaggGGGGAAAGGGACCCACTtgtccctttttaaaaaaaattgaaaacttaaGAGGCATTCTTACCTTATTTTGGCTAGGCtagcacattatttttttctcccaATGTCATCTGCTGTTTCTTTGCTTTTCTGCTTCCCGTATTATCTTCTCCTTCACACATTTCCTTgtttccttttcaatttatcATGGCAAATTCTTGAGCAAATGGATATGTAGTTTGATTCTGGTTGCTGCATCTTTGATATAGAAGAAGGGGGAAGAAAGCTATGTCGACTACATTGCCTCAAGAAGCTCGACGTTTTGGAGATCTAAGGGGGGTGCAATGGCGTATTGATTTGGGTATTTTGCCTTCTTCCCCTGATTCATCCATCCATGATCTTCGCCGCAGCACAGCCGATTGTCGTAGGAGGTATAAAAATTGTAAACTTTGCAATTTTCTTAATCCGGtcagtttatgttttttttcctcttcttaGTTTCCTGAGTAGGCGTCCGCCGCGTTAGTTTGGATGTGATTTGGTTGAAGGGTAGAAGAAaagatcatttgaagtttagaGTACAAAAAGGGTGTTTGGAAGTTGAAGTAGTAGCATCTATTTCACTCGGAAACCATCATTTCACTCGAATTACTCGTCAAACTTAGATTTCTCTATTTCAAGTTTGAAGTTGCTATAACAACCATATTGTAAAATATAAACTGTGATcatcttaaaaaattatgtacttGTTTCATCTATTGATATTTTGGTAATACTGAACAGCCATGTGTTGCTTCCTTATcttaaaaggaaacaaaaacaTAACAGTCTATGAGTTTTTTGGGTATTTCCCTGAATCAGATTGTGTTAACTTAGGTGTTAGGTGACTTATAACCACAGATAAGTATTGCCGTTTCACATGTTAGGCTGTCGTGTAGCTCATTTCCGAAAAACTTCGGTGGAGAAAGctcgttttttttttctagtacATCTTGGTGTGATACGTATTGTTTATGGATTTGGAAATTTCCGCATCAAGTTCAGTGAACAACAAAATCTACTGATATAGTCTGTTTGAGCATGTtgcttattttaatttttgttctaatGGTTATTCCAgcatatgtttttaattttgttacaTGAAGCATTCTGGTTATAAAGATTAGCTTATGCATCTTTTAAGGTGTTTTTTGCTTTAATTCGGGTATGCTTCTTTGAGGCGGCAGCTTCTGATTGATCCACATGTTCCGAAAGATGGAAGTAATTCTCTTGATCTTGTCATGGACAATCCACTCTCACAAAATCCAGGTAACACGCCTGATAAAGTGATCTTCTCCCTTTTCCATATgtccataatgaaaaatattcacTTTGGGCACCTTTCTGCATTTTACCtgtatcttatttttttactagAATAATCTTTAATCTTTTCATCCCTTTGGACATTTTTATTCACTACTGCAACTTGAAATGGTTCTTCCATTGAGCTTTGTTTTTAAATCCTGCTTCTTAATTAATCTGTCCTATTTCGGTTCCTTGGTTTAGAATTTAATCAGCCCTACTTCTGCCATTTGGGAAAAGACACTTTGGTGAGTCAGTAGCTTGTGGTGACCTTACCTATGCACTAATTGTGGGGTTTTCCTGCAGATAGCATGTGGAGTCGCTTCTTCAGGAATGCTGAATTGGAGAGAATGGTTGATCAGGATCTCTCTCGTCTATATCCTGAGCATGGTAACTACTTTCAAACACCTGGTTGTCAAGCCACATTGAGAAGAATATTGTTGCTTTGGTGTCTTAGACATCCAGAATTCGGCTACAGGCAAGGTGAATATAGTATTTCATGCCATTTGTAGCTCTGTTTCCTCtgtttccttttgattaggtgCCTTTACTTGTTTCAGTTGTTGTGCATGAAAGAATCTTTTTTTGATAAGTAGCTTAAAAAATTGTGCATTTGTAATTAGTCAATGGAGATCAAAGTCTTTCAAATAACATGCATGTTCTGAATCTTATCCCATACTCAAAATTTCCCATTATCAATCAAGACTCTGTGCTCTATTAGTTTGTCACTgataggaaaaagaaaaaagtggcATCCTTTATGGTGTGTCTTTATCCAATGTTCTATGTTGTGTGCTGCTCCCTTTGATTTACATTTTGTGTAGCACCGTCTGATGCCTAATAGCCCATTTTGTCTTAAAGTGATTGCTTTGCTCTGACCTCTGTTTTTCTAAAGCTTTTTCCCGGGCACTTCTTTGGGTGAGGAAGATAAAAAATACTGCTGGAGGCCGCAAGGTTCGCTGGAGGAACATCCCAAGTTTTAGGCGAGGCCAGATGGGAATCTCCAATTCACATCACAAATATGACAAATGAAATCATAAATCTCAGTATTTTCAGCCTACAACTTAATCTTCGGTAGAACTTACTGAACATTAACTTTCTAAATATTGTTTCTCCATTAACCATCTCGGATTGAAGGTTCAGTATCTTTAGTTTGTAATCCACTATAATTCTAATTCTAGTTACTGGTGGGAAAGAAAACAAGAGAGACAAAGATGAGAACTTGAAGTGCAAGGTTGCCCAAGAGAAGAAGTAGTCGTGTTTTGTGGGGTGGAAACTAGCTGATTCATACTTGACGATAGAACATTCTCTGAAGAGTTAAAATAGTAGATTCTagaaaatactaataatgaCGCTGGTGGATGAAATGAATTATTTATCTTCGCTTCTCATTGGGTACTGTTCCTTACATGTAAAgagttttcaaaataaaaaatgaataaacgGACAATTTATGGTTGTAGATGAAAATGGGCTTGGATGCCattctaaacaaaaaaaaaaaaaagagagagagaacaaGAATCttcttgttaaaaataaaatgaacataGATATTGaaccaaaataaaatgaacataGATATTCAAACCCTAGCAATCATGTGTCTAATTTAAAACCTCTTATGTACACGTGCACAAGTAAAACTTTTGAGAGAATGGCTCCTTTCTTCTTTTATATATGTGCATTTTTCTGTTTAAAATTGgcaaaaagaaatagttcatggGGCTTACACTCTGCGTCGTGAGAGATACTCCTTGCCTCGTGATAGATAAAACACTTCGGCGAATCCTTTCACCTTTTAAGCGCTGACAATGAAAAAGCTCCCCTCTTTTTGTATTCGCTTCGATCTGCTTAATCTAACATAACCTTGGAGTCCATATTAGCGACCGTGCCatgtgtctttttttttttttttcttttttttttttgggggggggggggaagggggAAGAAGGTATATATGTCATGACTCATGTACCTTCTATTCTTATGATAATTGATCTTTTTTTGTCCTCTTCTATTCTTGTGATAATTGATCTTTTTTTGTCCTCTCAGTAAGATGATAAGCATTCTGCTTTTGGTTTGCAGGGATGCATGAACTGTTGGCCCCACTTCTCTATGTTCTTCAAGCTGATATTGAGCAGCTTTCTGAAGTGAGGAATCTTTATGACTTTGCTGACAAATTTGATGGTTTTTCATTTCATGAAAACGATTTTACATATAAATTTGATATCCGAAAATTTTCAGAATCTGAGGAAGAAGAAAATAGATCCGAAAGCAGTCCACTGAAAATTACTAGTTTAACTGAACTAGATCCCAAGATACAATGCATTGTTTTGCTGAATGATGCTTACTGTACTGAAGGTGAGCTTGGTATTCTTTTGTCCGAGAAGTTTATGGAACATGATGCATACTGTATGTTTGATGCTTTGATGAATGGGGCTAGCGGTGCAGTTGCTATGGCAGAGTTCTTCTCCCATTCACCATATGGTACTCCTCATGCTGGCTTTTCCCCTGTCGTTGAAGCTTCAGCAGCACTTTACCATTTGCTTTCACTTATTGATTCCTCTCTCCACAGCCACCTTGTCGAGCTAGGGGTTGAACCACAGTACTTTGCACTTCGTTGGTTACGAGTACTATTTGGGCGTGAATTTGCACTTGAAGACCTATTGATAATCTGGGATGAAATATTTGCATGTGAAAACAAGAAGATGGTGAAATCTTCTGAAATTGCTGCTGAGTCGAGCTGCAGTGTCTTGAATTCAAACAGAGGAACATTCATCTCAGCTTATGCAGTTACTATGATACTTCACTTGAGACCTTCACTACTTGCCACTGAAAATGCTACTGTGTGCCTTCAACGATTGCTAAATTTTCCAGATGACGCAATTGTAGAAAAACTGATAGCAAAGGCAAAATCCCTGCAGGCTTTGGCAACGGAGGTCAGCAATTCAACTCCCTTAGTTGGCCAAGGTGGAGACTATGGTAGAAGTAAGTCAAAAGTTGTGAGTGGTCATAGCAATTCAAATGATTTAAGCTCCCAAAGGACTCCTATAAATTTGGTACCAGAAAGCTATTGGGAAGAAAAGTGGAGAGTTATACACAAAGAAGAAGAGCACAAGCAAAATTGCATACAGAAACAAACTTCAAAGCAAAGAAAAGGTTGCTCTGAGTTGCATCATACTAGAACCGAGTCAGCTCCATCGCCATCTAAGGTTAATAATGGAAGAAAAGATCCCAAGTTATCGGTTAGGAAAAATTTATTGAAAGATATGCCTCAGAACCTTTGTTCGgatgaagatgaaaataatcatattgGTGATGATAATGTACAGGAGAAAAACCCAGTTGCGGTAAATGTACAAGATGGTTACAGTAGAGATGATTTGACTTGCGCATCTGAGCAAATGTGGTCAAGCAGAAATGCTGCTAGTGTACAGAGTGCTTCTATTTTCTCAGATCCCCCAAGTCCTATACATGCTGGTGATCCTGAAAATAGATCTGAGAGTAGTGTTGCATCAAACTCATATGCAGATGAAACTAACGTTGATGCCAATAGAGGTGAGGTGTCTGGAACCAATCTGGGAAACTCACCTCTCCGAAGTTTGGATCCACCACAGCAGGCCTGTTCAAAATCTGAACCTAACGATGCCTCAGGAGGTAAATGTACAATAGGCTTGAAGGAACAGAGATCTGTTTCTGGTAAATTTCAGAGGTTATGGAAATTTGGACGAAATGCTGATGAGGAAACGTCTGATAGAAGTGGTCTTTGTGATTCCATAAAAGCTTGCAATGGTGGGAATAATCTGACCACTCCAGCTGGTTCTTCTACAGCTGATGCATCTCATAACTATGAAGTAATCAAAGAGGAAACTGTAGACCAAAATCTTATAGCTACATTGAGAAATCTGGGACAGTCTATGCACGAAAAAATCCAGGTTAGAGTGCTTTACTTTGTTACTTTATATGTAGTTATCTTATTGAATATTGGAATAAAATGATTCCAAATAGGGCTTAATGAATCATGACGATTCATTCAGTTGACTTCCACTAGCTTGGGATTCAAGTGaagttgttatttttgtatatactaGTCTCCCTTGGGAAGTAATTTTTAAGGAACTTGTTTTCCTAGAGaaaatgttctccaaaattttGACCACAATGGAAAACATGTTTTCCTCCATACTGAACATACCtttagataataaataatttatccaTCCTTTCGATGGTTAGCATTCTCGAATTTTGTTGGAACATTcttaacaaaatttaataatttaactatgtGGATTTAGCTCTTATAATTTTCTCAAGACATTCTGGAGCTTCAATTACGAAGCTGaacgaattatataatttttctgtATATGAATTTACTAATTTCTTCTGTTTTAGTCAGACTTCATCTTTCCAAATTCGTGCATTTCATCTTAGCATGgtctctttgttcttttatcTTCTCCATTTCCctttatattttcctttttgtgaAGTAAAGATGTTTTAAGATTCTATCTGATTATTGTTTATGCTTCCCAAAATAGAAATTTAGAGATGGACCTGGGGCCCAATATCAATGAGGCATGCATGCCTATTAGTTTCACAAAAGAACATTGTCCGACACCATCCATATAGCAAGATTTTCAAAGGGATAGGAGCTATGTGATATATTTATGGACTTGAAACATATTTGCACTCTGGTGATCTGTCAGATAAAATT harbors:
- the LOC101261558 gene encoding uncharacterized protein isoform X1 — encoded protein: MSTTLPQEARRFGDLRGVQWRIDLGILPSSPDSSIHDLRRSTADCRRRYASLRRQLLIDPHVPKDGSNSLDLVMDNPLSQNPDSMWSRFFRNAELERMVDQDLSRLYPEHGNYFQTPGCQATLRRILLLWCLRHPEFGYRQGMHELLAPLLYVLQADIEQLSEVRNLYDFADKFDGFSFHENDFTYKFDIRKFSESEEEENRSESSPLKITSLTELDPKIQCIVLLNDAYCTEGELGILLSEKFMEHDAYCMFDALMNGASGAVAMAEFFSHSPYGTPHAGFSPVVEASAALYHLLSLIDSSLHSHLVELGVEPQYFALRWLRVLFGREFALEDLLIIWDEIFACENKKMVKSSEIAAESSCSVLNSNRGTFISAYAVTMILHLRPSLLATENATVCLQRLLNFPDDAIVEKLIAKAKSLQALATEVSNSTPLVGQGGDYGRSKSKVVSGHSNSNDLSSQRTPINLVPESYWEEKWRVIHKEEEHKQNCIQKQTSKQRKGCSELHHTRTESAPSPSKVNNGRKDPKLSVRKNLLKDMPQNLCSDEDENNHIGDDNVQEKNPVAVNVQDGYSRDDLTCASEQMWSSRNAASVQSASIFSDPPSPIHAGDPENRSESSVASNSYADETNVDANRGEVSGTNLGNSPLRSLDPPQQACSKSEPNDASGGKCTIGLKEQRSVSGKFQRLWKFGRNADEETSDRSGLCDSIKACNGGNNLTTPAGSSTADASHNYEVIKEETVDQNLIATLRNLGQSMHEKIQVIESEFLQAQGHVGTFKNVSKIDLAGQSQGTAMTALEELWKISNLLSEM
- the LOC101261558 gene encoding uncharacterized protein isoform X2 translates to MDNPLSQNPDSMWSRFFRNAELERMVDQDLSRLYPEHGNYFQTPGCQATLRRILLLWCLRHPEFGYRQGMHELLAPLLYVLQADIEQLSEVRNLYDFADKFDGFSFHENDFTYKFDIRKFSESEEEENRSESSPLKITSLTELDPKIQCIVLLNDAYCTEGELGILLSEKFMEHDAYCMFDALMNGASGAVAMAEFFSHSPYGTPHAGFSPVVEASAALYHLLSLIDSSLHSHLVELGVEPQYFALRWLRVLFGREFALEDLLIIWDEIFACENKKMVKSSEIAAESSCSVLNSNRGTFISAYAVTMILHLRPSLLATENATVCLQRLLNFPDDAIVEKLIAKAKSLQALATEVSNSTPLVGQGGDYGRSKSKVVSGHSNSNDLSSQRTPINLVPESYWEEKWRVIHKEEEHKQNCIQKQTSKQRKGCSELHHTRTESAPSPSKVNNGRKDPKLSVRKNLLKDMPQNLCSDEDENNHIGDDNVQEKNPVAVNVQDGYSRDDLTCASEQMWSSRNAASVQSASIFSDPPSPIHAGDPENRSESSVASNSYADETNVDANRGEVSGTNLGNSPLRSLDPPQQACSKSEPNDASGGKCTIGLKEQRSVSGKFQRLWKFGRNADEETSDRSGLCDSIKACNGGNNLTTPAGSSTADASHNYEVIKEETVDQNLIATLRNLGQSMHEKIQVIESEFLQAQGHVGTFKNVSKIDLAGQSQGTAMTALEELWKISNLLSEM
- the LOC101261558 gene encoding uncharacterized protein isoform X3 codes for the protein MWSRFFRNAELERMVDQDLSRLYPEHGNYFQTPGCQATLRRILLLWCLRHPEFGYRQGMHELLAPLLYVLQADIEQLSEVRNLYDFADKFDGFSFHENDFTYKFDIRKFSESEEEENRSESSPLKITSLTELDPKIQCIVLLNDAYCTEGELGILLSEKFMEHDAYCMFDALMNGASGAVAMAEFFSHSPYGTPHAGFSPVVEASAALYHLLSLIDSSLHSHLVELGVEPQYFALRWLRVLFGREFALEDLLIIWDEIFACENKKMVKSSEIAAESSCSVLNSNRGTFISAYAVTMILHLRPSLLATENATVCLQRLLNFPDDAIVEKLIAKAKSLQALATEVSNSTPLVGQGGDYGRSKSKVVSGHSNSNDLSSQRTPINLVPESYWEEKWRVIHKEEEHKQNCIQKQTSKQRKGCSELHHTRTESAPSPSKVNNGRKDPKLSVRKNLLKDMPQNLCSDEDENNHIGDDNVQEKNPVAVNVQDGYSRDDLTCASEQMWSSRNAASVQSASIFSDPPSPIHAGDPENRSESSVASNSYADETNVDANRGEVSGTNLGNSPLRSLDPPQQACSKSEPNDASGGKCTIGLKEQRSVSGKFQRLWKFGRNADEETSDRSGLCDSIKACNGGNNLTTPAGSSTADASHNYEVIKEETVDQNLIATLRNLGQSMHEKIQVIESEFLQAQGHVGTFKNVSKIDLAGQSQGTAMTALEELWKISNLLSEM
- the LOC101261558 gene encoding uncharacterized protein isoform X4, which translates into the protein MHELLAPLLYVLQADIEQLSEVRNLYDFADKFDGFSFHENDFTYKFDIRKFSESEEEENRSESSPLKITSLTELDPKIQCIVLLNDAYCTEGELGILLSEKFMEHDAYCMFDALMNGASGAVAMAEFFSHSPYGTPHAGFSPVVEASAALYHLLSLIDSSLHSHLVELGVEPQYFALRWLRVLFGREFALEDLLIIWDEIFACENKKMVKSSEIAAESSCSVLNSNRGTFISAYAVTMILHLRPSLLATENATVCLQRLLNFPDDAIVEKLIAKAKSLQALATEVSNSTPLVGQGGDYGRSKSKVVSGHSNSNDLSSQRTPINLVPESYWEEKWRVIHKEEEHKQNCIQKQTSKQRKGCSELHHTRTESAPSPSKVNNGRKDPKLSVRKNLLKDMPQNLCSDEDENNHIGDDNVQEKNPVAVNVQDGYSRDDLTCASEQMWSSRNAASVQSASIFSDPPSPIHAGDPENRSESSVASNSYADETNVDANRGEVSGTNLGNSPLRSLDPPQQACSKSEPNDASGGKCTIGLKEQRSVSGKFQRLWKFGRNADEETSDRSGLCDSIKACNGGNNLTTPAGSSTADASHNYEVIKEETVDQNLIATLRNLGQSMHEKIQVIESEFLQAQGHVGTFKNVSKIDLAGQSQGTAMTALEELWKISNLLSEM